One stretch of Heliangelus exortis chromosome 24, bHelExo1.hap1, whole genome shotgun sequence DNA includes these proteins:
- the SFN gene encoding 14-3-3 protein sigma, translated as MARNHQVQKAKLAEQAERYEDMADFMKAVVEHGDELSNEERNLLSVAYKNVVGCQRSAWRVISSIEHKTEEGDDKAQLVNEYREKVERELNGVCKNVLNLLDKYLIKKATDAESKVFYLKMKGDYFRYLAEVAIGDNRKTAIDNAQQAYQEAMDISKKEMQPTNPIRLGLALNFSVFHYEIANAPEQAISLAKTTFDEAMGDLHTLSEDSYKDSTLIMQLLRDNLTLWTAECAGEDGGEAGEEPKN; from the coding sequence ATGGCAAGAAACCACCAAGTGCAGAAGGCCAAGTTGGCCGAGCAGGCCGAGCGCTACGAGGACATGGCGGACTTCATGAAGGCGGTGGTGGAGCACGGGGACGAGTTGTCCAACGAGGAACGCAACCTCCTCTCCGTCGCCTACAAGAACGTGGTGGGGTGCCAGCGCTCGGCCTGGAGGGTGATCTCCAGCATCGAGCACAAAACCGAAGAGGGGGATGACAAAGCTCAGCTGGTCAACGAGTACAGGGAGAAGGTGGAGAGGGAGCTGAACGGCGTCTGCAAGAACGTCCTGAACTTGCTGGACAAGTATCTCATCAAGAAAGCCACCGACGCCGAGAGCAAGGTCTTCTACCTGAAGATGAAGGGCGATTATTTCCGATACTTGGCCGAGGTGGCCATCGGGGACAACCGCAAGACGGCGATAGACAACGCCCAGCAAGCCTACCAAGAGGCCATGGACATCAGCAAAAAGGAGATGCAGCCCACGAACCCCATCCGCCTGGGCTTGGCCCTCAACTTCTCCGTCTTCCACTACGAGATCGCCAACGCCCCCGAGCAGGCCATCTCCCTGGCCAAGACCACCTTCGATGAGGCCATGGGGGACCTGCACACCCTCAGCGAAGACTCCTACAAGGACAGCACCCTCATCATGCAGCTCCTCAGGGACAACCTCACGCTATGGACAGCCGAGTGCGCCGGAGAAGACGGCGGCGAAGCTGGAGAAGAACCCAAGAACTGA